CTTAGtaggaaaaaaatacaaaacactcCAAATACTACAAATTACTGGAAAATTGTAGGACATTTTAACCAAACGGGGCCATTTTCAGTAGGTGGAACTgtccaagtttttttttattgtgttgcaCATGAAGATTTCAGTGTCTGAGCATGTAGCAATGtactatttttaaatatattgtatatttttattacatatattgtaacaaatgtatttatattttaggtgtaatattattttaattaaaatcatgaaacattttattccaCACAAGTGTTTGATATCTTTGTCTAAATATCGGAGCACTTCCGTAGTCTGAGCTGAGACTAATATTGCAAACTGTTTTAAACAACTATAATTACTGCACCTGAGTCAGACAAATCACCATATGATTCTAATGCAACAGCTTGTGACCTGTGAAGCCTTTAAATGGATAAAGAGGGACAGTGTGCTTCCATAAGCTTCACAAAACAAACCTGTtcacaacactcacacacactaaatgtTGGTACCACATTGTTTTCCAACAATCTGTATGATTTTTAAGTTTGCATTAATAAAGCTGGATGAACCCATGCTTCCAGAGCACTGTTacactaaaaatattttacagatcTGATTTGATCAGATTTTTGGATGGAAGAGTTTTGTTCACTATAATGGAATTTTAGAATGCTCATGAACCAGACAAAAACGTTTCCCAGAAAAATATTAGATTTCATGTATTGTTGAGGCCGGATGTGTATTCAAAACTGAAGTAGCCAACAAGGAatggtgataaaaaaaaatctcttctcaataattttaaaagttaaaaatgtattgtgaCACCACCAGTGGTGAAGACCAACACCAAATCCtttcacattaaaacacaaaaaaatgagtACATCCAAGACTGGTTCCTGGACATGTATTAAACTTAGACTACTGTTCACAGTTGATGAGGAATAACCAGTGAAATGGTTTTTAATCTAGGCTTAATCTGATTTTGTTAAAACAACCCTAATGTGATAGTGATGTAACTAAAAACTGTGATCCTGGGAGAATAGATTCCTCCACCACTTCTGATATACATCAGCTTCCTTTCAGGTTTAGATGTTGAGTAAGAAATTATTCAAACCTGCCTCCTCAGATCCTCTTTATAATCTGACGTTTATGGTCTGAAATTCATCAGTCTCCAAAATGCTGCCACCATTTTTACATGTAAATACAGACACTTAAGATCGTAGTATCTACTACACATACATGTACTCAAGAAAGATTACTTTGGGTCTCTGTATTAAACtaatttttgagtaatttaTTCAGTAACATTTTAGCCTTCTTATCTAATTCCTTGTTCATATTTAATAGCATTGAATGAAGTGGTGAATAGGCAAAGGTGTTTGTGGAGACTGGTGATTTCACACCAATGTCTTACTTGATTAAGACCACAAGAATTCTAAAAAGAGAAGGCGGTTCTCTAACAAAATTCAGTGCACTGAGATGTTCTGTAGTTGTATTAGAAAGGATTGTTTGCTGAAATTTTTctgtgggagaaaaaaaattaacccTGAAAGCAGTCTATTTAAGAGGAAATCATGCTgctttcaatattttaattcatCCTTTTGACTGGAGAATCCCAGACAAATACTCTCATTGGTTAGCTGGCTTTATTAGGAAATTGTTGACCAATCAGAGTCagcacactcagagagaccaaTCAAAGTTAGCCGCTCTGTATATAACGTCATCCTCATGACTGTACACTTGGTCTTCCTTTTTTCTTCCTTAATTCCAATACACAAAATAAGTGAAGTGTTTCTAAAAGAATTCACAATGCTTTATAAAATGAACTTTTACTCTGAGAACTGTTGATATTACTGTGACCGGTGCAAAGTGACTTAGAGGGGCATGTTACCAGTGACGGTTTTAAATACATATCAGCCAAGATATCTACTTACAGGCCAACTAAAAAAAAGCGTGAAATCACACCTCCTCTGTGATCCCTACTTCACTACCATGTACAACTTGGCTGCTCTGGTGAGAGAAGAGACAAGTAGATTATGATAGTCTGTTTGAAATTTTATAGATTGAATACAAGAAATAAACTGCAAGAGCCTGATCTAAAACGTCTCTGCTGCCTACTGCTCTTTATTCTGTTTAGGAGGAATGAGCCACAATGATCTTTTTGTCCTCTTTAGCCTCAGGAATGCATGGACATGTACTCCTAGAGGCATTATTTCCATTTTTATCCTAAATCCAAAGAAGGAACAAAAAACAAGATGTATTtatgaaacattaaaataaaaagtgtctttttttttttaaaagtagcAATCATCACCATAAAAGTATGTTCAGTCACACAAAGATGGTTTTTATCCTTCcttatttttttctccatttgtgAAACAAAGGACTTGATAATATTGATGCCTAGTTTGCCTTTGTTAGACTACTCAGTGGATCTGCAAATCTAACATTTTCTAAGGGGGCATAGAGGAGGCCGTTCCACAGAATACAGTGCAACTCAAGAAGTGCAGTGAAAGTAAAAAGATCAGTATGAAAATATTACTGCCACACTCCTCCAGTATCAAGCTGTGTAACCTCCTTCACCTCATTCATTTTCCAACATCAAACAGTTTCATTTTTTGGCGCACAAATATGAGAATAGGGAACAAggacaacaaaaaaaattattatacatgataaattacatattttcatCTTTTTCGAATAAGCTGATTAAAGAAGAAGTGCATACTAATGCAGTGATGATTTCACTCAACAGGGTCAGCAAGTGATACTGAGATATCCCAATACAATTTTTAATTCCTTTACCAGCTTTCCAGTCTTATGCTTTTCCCTATCCAAATCTTGACATGTTTCaattttaacttaaaaataaagaaacaaaaaaatgtagaagTAGAAAGTTAGTAAGGGCCTCAAGCTAACACCAGGCAGAGAAACTGGTGACATATCCACACGGAGTCCTGCTTTAAAACGGAGGCTGCAGCTGTGGTGCAATTCTCCAGCTCAATTAGAATGACACGTGTGTAGGGTATTGGACGGGGAAAGGAAGGAGGAAAAAGGAGGGAAAAGGAAGAGAGAAGGCAAGGGCAGCAGAGAAGAATTTACGTTTGGGAGGAGAGGGGCTACACACTTGTCAGGTATCATTAGTCCACTGGCCGCTTTTCACCGTGTTTCTTTGTAAACTCTTCTGCGTTCTTAAAGAATTTTTTACGGTCCTTTGAGTATTCTTCTGCTAGGTCGGCCCTCAGGGGGTGTTCTGGCTGTGGATCATTCACCAGGGCGATGAGTGACTGAAttactaaaaaacaaacagacaaatacACACTTTTAGGCAGATACACCCATGATGCATTTGGATATATTATGTGTTGAGTTGATTTCAGCTGTCATGAcattcatataaaataataatttttaaaaaattatatattcgcgtgcaatttatacaaatatttttgaCTTCCCCAGTTGTAATCTCATTTCACGATGCACAATACAGCAGTCATATGACGCACTGTAAATCATTACTGTATTGGCTTGCAAACCTTAAAAGCAGTACTAGGGCTATCATAAGACCTTAATTAAACCTGattactttattaaaaaaaaaaaaacaaaaaaaaaacaacacccacTCCTTCCTCACTGAAACGACAACTGACTTAATAATGTAAGGCATATTTTGAAAACTCTTATCAAAAGAGGTTTATGGTTTGTGCAGTACCATAGATTAACATATTTATACAATTATTTgccagaaagtattttaaaaatctgtcaACATGCTAATTTTAACAATCTCAATGACAAAAAAGCtttgaaacaaaagaaaagtttAATCTACAGTTATATTCAACTGGAGTTTAAAGCTAGGAAACAAAACAGTAATTTAGCTTCTCCACCTAATCAGGGCTATGTGGGCATTTCAGACTTTAAGCCTGACAGTGCTGTCACCATGGTAACATAAACAACCCACAACAGGTAACACATTACATCACCTTCTTTAAATATAGTGCGGAACAACTGATTTAACAGAGGAAACACAAAATTGGTTGAATTTTCAGTGCAAATGACCAACACTTTCCCTAATTTGTCCAGACATCAGATCCAGGTATTaaaaggtgacattcacaatttcaatcaaaaaacactttaaaaaataaataaataaataaaattctgaggcagtgtcctcactatttgctagttctccagtctatttgcatgctggaaactggtctaatgtgtttacgaagcccagGTGTatgtaaatgggtaaagaatTCCCAAAGTGTCTCAGTTCAGTACGCCTGGCTTTTCTCctttagaaaacaaaaagacCTCTAAACTTTGATAAGCaagaaccgagatgaggatattgctctatacTGACTATAAATTCAGGAGAGCTAACTGCATGAAGATAAACACATAGCGAAAGTGCTAAAACCCTAAACAACTTaaattacaaattagtttctgtggtaattcagacaGTGTATAAAAACGTAAAGacgagttaaacttcagccacgttcAAACAACAAtctctcttatatatatattttccctaAAACATACTTTTCCACCTTGAAAAACGCAGagtttctgaacataaacaaaccagagataaCAGtgtttccacaatcagagacATTGCATTTTAagtgtataaaaatattaacaaacagACGggtctatatatttttttggaaaAACACTTTACTGATCTTAAAGAATAATATATTATCCTCAAATTATACcgacatatttaaaataagtttaatatattttgcCAATTTTTGTTAGAAAAAGGTAGAAAATGTTTCTACCTTTCAATAACTATCATAATCAAGAGTGACAGGCTTACTCAGCACTCAACTAAAGTTTACTTTATAAGGGTCTGTTGCTTGCCACTAATTTGTAACAGGTTTGCTCACCTTGGTCAGTTTTGGTAGCTGGTTTCCAGTTTTCTGCACTAATGACAGGCAGGCAGACCTGTCCTTTTTCATCAATGTTGGGGTGGTAAATCTTCGTCTTGAATGTGATCTTTGGGGGTTTGAAAGGATATTCTGCAGGGAAGATGATCTCGATCCTGAAGGCCCCTTTGTCATAAGGAGGGTTATCCTAGAGATAAAGAATGTCATTGTTGGTCATAAAGCTccaaaacataaaacagcaaaaaataaataaataaaaaatttctCATTTGAGCAGTAAATCACATCCAAACTAAAATATGAGGAACTGTAACTGAACATTCCCCAGACATATTTTATAAAGTATAAGATCTGACCACACTTGTACAAACACGTAGTAGGTAAAAGCTTACCATCAAGTGGAAAATTAACTGGTTACATTTTGATTTagtaactgaaaaatgtcaCTTACTGGAACAATGAGACCCTGCCATGTCAATATATTAGATTCATCGACTTGAATGTTACGGAAGTTTTTCATTCCAGATTTGCGGATTTCTTCAAGCTCCTGTGAAggaaaagagacagaaacatTTGGctgtaatatgtttaaataactCACTTTATTTTgatgcacatttgtctaatatTCTGGACTGTTCttaatctgttaaaaaaaaagaaataaataaaaaaatagtccAAGAAGTTTCAACTACAACACTCTATTCCAAGATTAGACTGTGTCTCTACATATCTCATACATGTTACACATATTGGTTCACCAGCACCACTTgggttataataataaaatattatgttaaataaaagGCCTACAAATAACTATACCCTCATATGGATAATCTTGTGATTAGCAAGTTTTATTCCTTACGACAAAGACCTAATTGAGCAGTTACAACCTTACTTATCAGATGAGGAAGTGTCCTCCAAGCAAGAATAACATATTGCACCTATGTGATATTGTTAACCACTGAAAGATGTCTAAGTAAACTAGTTAAAGAGAGA
This window of the Hoplias malabaricus isolate fHopMal1 chromosome Y, fHopMal1.hap1, whole genome shotgun sequence genome carries:
- the LOC136678766 gene encoding ubiquitin-conjugating enzyme E2 L3 yields the protein MAASRRLHKELEEIRKSGMKNFRNIQVDESNILTWQGLIVPDNPPYDKGAFRIEIIFPAEYPFKPPKITFKTKIYHPNIDEKGQVCLPVISAENWKPATKTDQVIQSLIALVNDPQPEHPLRADLAEEYSKDRKKFFKNAEEFTKKHGEKRPVD